The proteins below are encoded in one region of Sedimentibacter sp. zth1:
- a CDS encoding D-alanyl-D-alanine carboxypeptidase family protein, with protein sequence MKKKFFAFFILISLLLSNLTNIYALSTSCEAILLFDLKTQDVLYKKNSDVKMYPASITKIMTATLALELGKLDDVITVDDKTPFEIYGSHVALEPGEKLTLKNLLYALLLPSANDAAAVIAKHYGGSIEGFVKLMNDKAVELGATNTHFVNPHGLHDDNHYTTAQDLAKITTYAMKNETFREIVKTPRYEIPATNKKEARKIITTNNLLLNTSPNYLYIDGKYVTREYEGTLGIKNGYTYEAGNCLISYVKKNGLSLVAIVLKGTGEQLYTDTHNLLNYGFNNFKIVNIVNANEFVDEISVLDDTKKIPVVTETSVNIVQAKDSTSNLTPKTTIYKNISLPIEKGDIVGKIEYFKDGKSVASTNVVSTTTVNPKSVTTNTIGNEDKSNTTKTILSISSGLVIAFIVFAIYNRIRINIIRKRKKKQRAKRRKEYLNK encoded by the coding sequence ATGAAAAAAAAATTTTTTGCTTTTTTTATACTTATATCATTACTATTATCTAACTTAACCAACATATACGCTTTAAGTACTAGTTGTGAAGCAATTTTACTATTCGATTTGAAAACACAAGATGTTTTATATAAAAAAAATTCTGATGTAAAAATGTATCCCGCAAGTATAACAAAGATAATGACTGCTACATTAGCTTTGGAACTTGGCAAGTTAGATGATGTCATAACCGTTGATGATAAAACACCATTTGAAATTTATGGCAGCCACGTAGCTCTTGAGCCTGGTGAGAAACTAACTCTTAAAAATTTACTATATGCACTACTGCTACCTTCTGCAAATGATGCCGCCGCTGTTATAGCAAAGCATTATGGTGGAAGTATCGAAGGTTTTGTAAAGCTAATGAATGACAAAGCTGTTGAATTAGGTGCTACAAATACACATTTCGTGAATCCACATGGATTACATGATGATAACCACTATACAACAGCACAGGATTTGGCTAAAATTACTACATACGCTATGAAAAATGAAACATTTCGTGAAATAGTTAAAACTCCAAGGTATGAAATACCAGCTACTAATAAAAAGGAAGCCAGAAAAATTATAACTACTAACAATTTATTGTTAAATACTTCCCCTAATTATCTGTATATTGATGGAAAATATGTAACTCGTGAATACGAGGGTACTCTAGGAATTAAGAATGGATATACTTATGAAGCTGGTAATTGCTTAATATCTTACGTTAAGAAAAACGGATTGTCGCTTGTTGCAATTGTACTAAAGGGTACTGGAGAACAATTGTACACAGATACGCATAATTTACTTAATTATGGATTCAACAATTTTAAAATTGTTAATATAGTAAATGCAAATGAATTTGTTGATGAGATTTCTGTTTTAGATGATACAAAAAAAATACCAGTAGTTACTGAAACAAGCGTAAATATAGTACAAGCAAAAGATAGTACCTCGAATTTAACACCCAAAACTACAATATATAAAAATATTTCTTTACCTATAGAAAAAGGCGATATAGTTGGTAAAATTGAATACTTTAAAGATGGCAAATCTGTAGCGTCAACTAATGTTGTTTCTACTACAACAGTCAATCCTAAGTCTGTAACTACAAATACAATAGGAAATGAAGATAAATCCAACACTACTAAAACAATATTAAGTATTTCATCTGGTTTGGTTATAGCATTCATAGTTTTTGCTATTTATAATAGAATAAGAATTAATATAATTAGAAAAAGAAAGAAAAAACAACGTGCTAAAAGAAGAAAAGAATATTTAAATAAATAA
- the rsfS gene encoding ribosome silencing factor, producing the protein MVDIKDKIKMILEACDDKKGYNFSVIDISKVSSVCDYFVICNGSSDRQTQAIAEEVEFKAEQAGCEVYHKEGMNTGRWILIDMGDIIVHVFHKDEREIYDLDTLWNEGEFIDSEEFGIKNWK; encoded by the coding sequence TTGGTAGATATAAAAGACAAAATTAAAATGATATTAGAAGCATGTGATGATAAAAAAGGATACAATTTTTCAGTAATTGATATTTCAAAAGTTAGTTCAGTATGTGATTATTTTGTGATATGCAATGGTAGTAGTGATAGACAAACACAGGCTATTGCAGAAGAGGTAGAGTTTAAAGCTGAGCAAGCAGGCTGTGAGGTATACCACAAAGAAGGAATGAATACTGGTAGATGGATACTTATAGATATGGGTGACATTATAGTACATGTATTCCATAAGGATGAAAGAGAAATCTATGATTTAGATACACTTTGGAATGAAGGTGAATTTATAGATTCTGAAGAATTTGGAATTAAAAATTGGAAATAA
- the yqeK gene encoding bis(5'-nucleosyl)-tetraphosphatase (symmetrical) YqeK translates to MVDIEQMQIKLKTQIGEKLFFHCNNTMNTAKELALFYGVDTEQASIAGLLHDCGKLKNIGSLEHAALGSKLANTEYNIEDKEILDAILYHTTGRKNMTMLEKIIYISDKIEPNRHYYGVAELRKLVYNDIDYAIIKSLENTFSYLKSKDIEIDKQSIDTLEYLKCNK, encoded by the coding sequence ATGGTGGATATAGAACAAATGCAAATAAAATTAAAAACTCAAATTGGAGAAAAATTGTTTTTTCATTGTAACAATACTATGAATACAGCAAAAGAATTAGCATTATTTTATGGTGTGGACACTGAACAGGCTTCTATTGCTGGATTATTACATGATTGCGGGAAACTAAAAAATATAGGTTCTCTTGAACATGCTGCTTTAGGTAGTAAGTTAGCCAACACAGAATATAATATTGAAGATAAAGAAATTTTAGATGCCATACTTTATCATACAACTGGAAGAAAAAACATGACTATGCTTGAAAAAATAATATATATTTCTGACAAAATTGAGCCAAATAGACATTATTATGGTGTAGCAGAATTAAGAAAATTAGTGTATAATGATATAGATTATGCAATTATTAAATCACTGGAAAATACATTTTCATATTTAAAATCTAAAGATATAGAAATAGACAAACAATCAATTGATACCTTGGAGTATCTGAAATGCAATAAATAA
- the nadD gene encoding nicotinate-nucleotide adenylyltransferase, whose amino-acid sequence MSTLKYGIMGGTFNPIHYAHLFIAEEVLDNFKLDKILFMPTGTPPHKQNINIDAFHRYTMTKLAVSNNPNFLVSDLEVLNSNVSYSVDTIRKLKLNHPDIEFYFITGTDAILELPTWKEPRELLSLCKFVSVNRPNYVDENLVNKINIIKNNLGGEIFLLNGHDINLSSTQIRQRVREGKTVRYLLPDSVNDYILKNKLYV is encoded by the coding sequence CAACATTAAAATATGGTATTATGGGTGGAACATTTAATCCGATACACTATGCACATTTATTTATAGCAGAAGAGGTTTTGGATAACTTTAAATTAGATAAAATTTTATTCATGCCTACCGGAACACCACCGCATAAACAAAATATTAATATAGATGCTTTTCATAGATATACTATGACAAAGCTTGCTGTATCAAATAATCCTAATTTTTTAGTTAGTGATTTAGAAGTTTTAAATAGCAATGTAAGTTATTCTGTAGATACTATTAGAAAATTAAAATTAAATCATCCTGATATAGAGTTTTATTTTATTACAGGTACAGATGCTATTTTGGAGCTTCCAACATGGAAAGAACCACGTGAATTATTGTCATTATGTAAATTTGTTTCTGTAAACAGACCTAATTATGTAGATGAAAATTTAGTAAATAAAATTAATATAATCAAAAATAATTTAGGTGGAGAAATATTTTTGTTAAATGGACATGATATTAATTTGTCTTCTACTCAAATTAGGCAAAGAGTTAGAGAAGGTAAAACAGTTAGATATTTATTACCAGATTCAGTTAATGATTACATACTAAAAAACAAATTATATGTCTAA